A region from the Alosa alosa isolate M-15738 ecotype Scorff River chromosome 7, AALO_Geno_1.1, whole genome shotgun sequence genome encodes:
- the LOC125297168 gene encoding uncharacterized protein LOC125297168 isoform X2 has product MKKARDKVESESGTGPSQHEQCSSGRSHSSSSGSAPGFLEETHLSSFQECILSFSEEEWEDFSSLLNMSLAGSMDTDGEFLDKSSSIRSGSAASPEMTSGPLREMMHRMKAALATLRRTHTSEVSVTAVLHSVSKFSTHTGEHIVSNVSEAMRDAQHGNTFHDSTCINTILERLVSSGNIHKIAKNLVSHLQDVLMNENVSRTSIPVAASGSTSDSETLPNGTPKRTLSASHMVYSYAEEAIKDLLQPYFLPGMVQSASEDVASARVPLLRIQSFQSSDAGRSIPHVPSEAECKFKDVANLLTRVMTFQVMYIVDSELEKRQKSSSSRLSDRSRMLSSAGGDVDDTAMERSSTRPPLLHTSPDHYGGRFSERGFFQN; this is encoded by the exons atgaaaaaggctCGTGATAAAGTTGAAAGTGAGAGTGGAACAG GTCCCTCCCAGCATGAACAGTGTTCATCAGGACGCAGTCATAGCTCCAGCTCAGGATCTGCCCCTGGCTTTTTGGAAGAGACTCACCTTTCTTCTTTTCAGGAGTGTATACTGAGTTTCTCTGAAGA GGAGTGGGAGGATTTCAGCAGCCTGCTGAACAT GTCACTGGCTGGGTCAATGGACACCGATGGGGAGTTCCTGGATAAGAGCAGTTCAATCAGAAGTGGCTCTGCTGCATCACCTGAAATGACAAGTGGCCCTTTGAGAGAAATGATGCACAGGATGAAAGCTGCCCTGGCTACCTTGAGGAGAACTCATACCTCTGAGGTCTCTGTGACAGCTGTTTTACACTCTGTGTCCAAATTCTCCACTCATACTGGTGAGCACATCGTATCCAACGTCTCTGAAGCCATGAGAGATGCGCAACATGGAAATACATTCCACGACTCGACTTGCATCAACACAATCCTGGAAAGGCTCGTATCCAGTGGGAATATCCACAAGATCGCCAAGAACCTTGTCAGTCACCTTCAGGATGTCCTCATGAATGAGAACGTCAGCCGGACATCCATTCCTGTGGCTGCTAGTGGAAGCACATCAGATTCTGAGACTTTGCCAAATGGAACTCCAAAGCGGACTTTAAGTGCCTCTCACATGGTTTACTCATACGCAGAAGAAGCCATCAAGGATTTGCTTCAACCGTATTTTCTTCCTGGTATGGTTCAGAGCGCCAGTGAGGATGTTGCCTCGGCCAGAGTTCCCCTTCTCAGGATTCAAAGCTTCCAATCTTCTGATGCAGGAAGAAGTATCCCCCATGTGCCCTCTGAAGCtgagtgcaaatttaaagatgTGGCCAATCTGTTGACTCGAGTGATGACCTTCCAGGTCATGTATATAGTTGATTCCGAGCTGGAGAAACGTCAAAAGTCATCTTCTTCCCGGTTGTCTGATAGATCCAGGATGCTGTCATCAGCTGGTGGAGACGTAGACGACACAGCTATGGAACGTTCCTCCACTCGACCCCCTCTGCTTCATACCAGCCCTGATCACTATGGCGGTCGGTTCTCTGAAAGAGGTTTCTTTCAGAATTGA
- the LOC125297170 gene encoding uncharacterized protein LOC125297170 isoform X3 yields MALNYASQKLGDPLDLFTRVMVHQVMDILHVELTRHQTEVDPIVQHQSAGRPSTGTSVPDSSDYGCFVTVLMLRLLAKIMDQQTASADMTDCSRELIQKVLSEFSSASGTPNFLTYESNTKIQTLYRSMDKFLLKEFGPEAILQRAVETQNVSFDNILLTALRKELLPHCDTEATSAPSTPTAAPSEPLEPVPGAASGQTTRKRPKLRCQKDAARRWLPLVPFLTQLGMWRV; encoded by the exons ATGGCACTGAACTACGCATCCCAGAAACTTGGGGACCCACTAGATCTGTTCACCAGGGTTATGGTTCACCAGGTCATGGATATCCTCCACGTGGAACTGACCAGGCACCAAACTGAAGTTGACCCCATTGTGCAGCATCAGAGTGCAGGACGTCCATCCACCGGGACCTctgtgccagacagcagtgactATGGCTGTTTTGTCACAGTTCTGATGCTCAGACTGCTGGCAAAAATCATGGATCAACAAACTGCCTCTGCCGATATGACGGATTGCTCCCGAGAGTTGATTCAGAAAGTCCTCTCTGAGTTCAGCAGTGCCTCAGGAACGCCGAACTTCCTGACATATGAAAGCAACACCAAGATCCAGACTTTGTACAGAAGTATGGACAAGTTCCTTCTGAAGGAGTTTGGACCTGAGGCCATCCTGCAAAGAGCTGTGGAGACACAGAATGTCTCCTTTGATAACATCTTGCTCACGGCATTGAGGAAAGAGCTGCTGCCTCATTGTGACACAGAGGCAACTTCTGCCCCATCAACTCCGACTGCTGCACCCTCTGAGCCACTTGAACCTGTGCCTGGAGCAGCATCTGGGCAAACCACCAGGAAGAGGCCCAAACTGAG ATGCCAAAAAGACGCAGCAAGAAGGTGGCTCCCACTAGTGCCTTTTCTGACTCAA CTGGGCATGTGGAGAGTCTAG
- the LOC125297168 gene encoding uncharacterized protein LOC125297168 isoform X4 produces MKKARDKVESPSQHEQCSSGRSHSSSSGSAPGFLEETHLSSFQECILSFSEEEWEDFSSLLNMSLAGSMDTDGEFLDKSSSIRSGSAASPEMTSGPLREMMHRMKAALATLRRTHTSEVSVTAVLHSVSKFSTHTGEHIVSNVSEAMRDAQHGNTFHDSTCINTILERLVSSGNIHKIAKNLVSHLQDVLMNENVSRTSIPVAASGSTSDSETLPNGTPKRTLSASHMVYSYAEEAIKDLLQPYFLPGMVQSASEDVASARVPLLRIQSFQSSDAGRSIPHVPSEAECKFKDVANLLTRVMTFQVMYIVDSELEKRQKSSSSRLSDRSRMLSSAGGDVDDTAMERSSTRPPLLHTSPDHYGGRFSERGFFQN; encoded by the exons atgaaaaaggctCGTGATAAAGTTGAAA GTCCCTCCCAGCATGAACAGTGTTCATCAGGACGCAGTCATAGCTCCAGCTCAGGATCTGCCCCTGGCTTTTTGGAAGAGACTCACCTTTCTTCTTTTCAGGAGTGTATACTGAGTTTCTCTGAAGA GGAGTGGGAGGATTTCAGCAGCCTGCTGAACAT GTCACTGGCTGGGTCAATGGACACCGATGGGGAGTTCCTGGATAAGAGCAGTTCAATCAGAAGTGGCTCTGCTGCATCACCTGAAATGACAAGTGGCCCTTTGAGAGAAATGATGCACAGGATGAAAGCTGCCCTGGCTACCTTGAGGAGAACTCATACCTCTGAGGTCTCTGTGACAGCTGTTTTACACTCTGTGTCCAAATTCTCCACTCATACTGGTGAGCACATCGTATCCAACGTCTCTGAAGCCATGAGAGATGCGCAACATGGAAATACATTCCACGACTCGACTTGCATCAACACAATCCTGGAAAGGCTCGTATCCAGTGGGAATATCCACAAGATCGCCAAGAACCTTGTCAGTCACCTTCAGGATGTCCTCATGAATGAGAACGTCAGCCGGACATCCATTCCTGTGGCTGCTAGTGGAAGCACATCAGATTCTGAGACTTTGCCAAATGGAACTCCAAAGCGGACTTTAAGTGCCTCTCACATGGTTTACTCATACGCAGAAGAAGCCATCAAGGATTTGCTTCAACCGTATTTTCTTCCTGGTATGGTTCAGAGCGCCAGTGAGGATGTTGCCTCGGCCAGAGTTCCCCTTCTCAGGATTCAAAGCTTCCAATCTTCTGATGCAGGAAGAAGTATCCCCCATGTGCCCTCTGAAGCtgagtgcaaatttaaagatgTGGCCAATCTGTTGACTCGAGTGATGACCTTCCAGGTCATGTATATAGTTGATTCCGAGCTGGAGAAACGTCAAAAGTCATCTTCTTCCCGGTTGTCTGATAGATCCAGGATGCTGTCATCAGCTGGTGGAGACGTAGACGACACAGCTATGGAACGTTCCTCCACTCGACCCCCTCTGCTTCATACCAGCCCTGATCACTATGGCGGTCGGTTCTCTGAAAGAGGTTTCTTTCAGAATTGA
- the LOC125297168 gene encoding uncharacterized protein LOC125297168 isoform X1 has protein sequence MKKARDKVESESGTAGPSQHEQCSSGRSHSSSSGSAPGFLEETHLSSFQECILSFSEEEWEDFSSLLNMSLAGSMDTDGEFLDKSSSIRSGSAASPEMTSGPLREMMHRMKAALATLRRTHTSEVSVTAVLHSVSKFSTHTGEHIVSNVSEAMRDAQHGNTFHDSTCINTILERLVSSGNIHKIAKNLVSHLQDVLMNENVSRTSIPVAASGSTSDSETLPNGTPKRTLSASHMVYSYAEEAIKDLLQPYFLPGMVQSASEDVASARVPLLRIQSFQSSDAGRSIPHVPSEAECKFKDVANLLTRVMTFQVMYIVDSELEKRQKSSSSRLSDRSRMLSSAGGDVDDTAMERSSTRPPLLHTSPDHYGGRFSERGFFQN, from the exons atgaaaaaggctCGTGATAAAGTTGAAAGTGAGAGTGGAACAG CAGGTCCCTCCCAGCATGAACAGTGTTCATCAGGACGCAGTCATAGCTCCAGCTCAGGATCTGCCCCTGGCTTTTTGGAAGAGACTCACCTTTCTTCTTTTCAGGAGTGTATACTGAGTTTCTCTGAAGA GGAGTGGGAGGATTTCAGCAGCCTGCTGAACAT GTCACTGGCTGGGTCAATGGACACCGATGGGGAGTTCCTGGATAAGAGCAGTTCAATCAGAAGTGGCTCTGCTGCATCACCTGAAATGACAAGTGGCCCTTTGAGAGAAATGATGCACAGGATGAAAGCTGCCCTGGCTACCTTGAGGAGAACTCATACCTCTGAGGTCTCTGTGACAGCTGTTTTACACTCTGTGTCCAAATTCTCCACTCATACTGGTGAGCACATCGTATCCAACGTCTCTGAAGCCATGAGAGATGCGCAACATGGAAATACATTCCACGACTCGACTTGCATCAACACAATCCTGGAAAGGCTCGTATCCAGTGGGAATATCCACAAGATCGCCAAGAACCTTGTCAGTCACCTTCAGGATGTCCTCATGAATGAGAACGTCAGCCGGACATCCATTCCTGTGGCTGCTAGTGGAAGCACATCAGATTCTGAGACTTTGCCAAATGGAACTCCAAAGCGGACTTTAAGTGCCTCTCACATGGTTTACTCATACGCAGAAGAAGCCATCAAGGATTTGCTTCAACCGTATTTTCTTCCTGGTATGGTTCAGAGCGCCAGTGAGGATGTTGCCTCGGCCAGAGTTCCCCTTCTCAGGATTCAAAGCTTCCAATCTTCTGATGCAGGAAGAAGTATCCCCCATGTGCCCTCTGAAGCtgagtgcaaatttaaagatgTGGCCAATCTGTTGACTCGAGTGATGACCTTCCAGGTCATGTATATAGTTGATTCCGAGCTGGAGAAACGTCAAAAGTCATCTTCTTCCCGGTTGTCTGATAGATCCAGGATGCTGTCATCAGCTGGTGGAGACGTAGACGACACAGCTATGGAACGTTCCTCCACTCGACCCCCTCTGCTTCATACCAGCCCTGATCACTATGGCGGTCGGTTCTCTGAAAGAGGTTTCTTTCAGAATTGA
- the LOC125297168 gene encoding uncharacterized protein LOC125297168 isoform X3: MKKARDKVETGPSQHEQCSSGRSHSSSSGSAPGFLEETHLSSFQECILSFSEEEWEDFSSLLNMSLAGSMDTDGEFLDKSSSIRSGSAASPEMTSGPLREMMHRMKAALATLRRTHTSEVSVTAVLHSVSKFSTHTGEHIVSNVSEAMRDAQHGNTFHDSTCINTILERLVSSGNIHKIAKNLVSHLQDVLMNENVSRTSIPVAASGSTSDSETLPNGTPKRTLSASHMVYSYAEEAIKDLLQPYFLPGMVQSASEDVASARVPLLRIQSFQSSDAGRSIPHVPSEAECKFKDVANLLTRVMTFQVMYIVDSELEKRQKSSSSRLSDRSRMLSSAGGDVDDTAMERSSTRPPLLHTSPDHYGGRFSERGFFQN; encoded by the exons atgaaaaaggctCGTGATAAAGTTGAAA CAGGTCCCTCCCAGCATGAACAGTGTTCATCAGGACGCAGTCATAGCTCCAGCTCAGGATCTGCCCCTGGCTTTTTGGAAGAGACTCACCTTTCTTCTTTTCAGGAGTGTATACTGAGTTTCTCTGAAGA GGAGTGGGAGGATTTCAGCAGCCTGCTGAACAT GTCACTGGCTGGGTCAATGGACACCGATGGGGAGTTCCTGGATAAGAGCAGTTCAATCAGAAGTGGCTCTGCTGCATCACCTGAAATGACAAGTGGCCCTTTGAGAGAAATGATGCACAGGATGAAAGCTGCCCTGGCTACCTTGAGGAGAACTCATACCTCTGAGGTCTCTGTGACAGCTGTTTTACACTCTGTGTCCAAATTCTCCACTCATACTGGTGAGCACATCGTATCCAACGTCTCTGAAGCCATGAGAGATGCGCAACATGGAAATACATTCCACGACTCGACTTGCATCAACACAATCCTGGAAAGGCTCGTATCCAGTGGGAATATCCACAAGATCGCCAAGAACCTTGTCAGTCACCTTCAGGATGTCCTCATGAATGAGAACGTCAGCCGGACATCCATTCCTGTGGCTGCTAGTGGAAGCACATCAGATTCTGAGACTTTGCCAAATGGAACTCCAAAGCGGACTTTAAGTGCCTCTCACATGGTTTACTCATACGCAGAAGAAGCCATCAAGGATTTGCTTCAACCGTATTTTCTTCCTGGTATGGTTCAGAGCGCCAGTGAGGATGTTGCCTCGGCCAGAGTTCCCCTTCTCAGGATTCAAAGCTTCCAATCTTCTGATGCAGGAAGAAGTATCCCCCATGTGCCCTCTGAAGCtgagtgcaaatttaaagatgTGGCCAATCTGTTGACTCGAGTGATGACCTTCCAGGTCATGTATATAGTTGATTCCGAGCTGGAGAAACGTCAAAAGTCATCTTCTTCCCGGTTGTCTGATAGATCCAGGATGCTGTCATCAGCTGGTGGAGACGTAGACGACACAGCTATGGAACGTTCCTCCACTCGACCCCCTCTGCTTCATACCAGCCCTGATCACTATGGCGGTCGGTTCTCTGAAAGAGGTTTCTTTCAGAATTGA
- the LOC125297170 gene encoding uncharacterized protein LOC125297170 isoform X2, with amino-acid sequence MALNYASQKLGDPLDLFTRVMVHQVMDILHVELTRHQTEVDPIVQHQSAGRPSTGTSVPDSSDYGCFVTVLMLRLLAKIMDQQTASADMTDCSRELIQKVLSEFSSASGTPNFLTYESNTKIQTLYRSMDKFLLKEFGPEAILQRAVETQNVSFDNILLTALRKELLPHCDTEATSAPSTPTAAPSEPLEPVPGAASGQTTRKRPKLRCQKDAARRWLPLVPFLTQQLGMWRV; translated from the exons ATGGCACTGAACTACGCATCCCAGAAACTTGGGGACCCACTAGATCTGTTCACCAGGGTTATGGTTCACCAGGTCATGGATATCCTCCACGTGGAACTGACCAGGCACCAAACTGAAGTTGACCCCATTGTGCAGCATCAGAGTGCAGGACGTCCATCCACCGGGACCTctgtgccagacagcagtgactATGGCTGTTTTGTCACAGTTCTGATGCTCAGACTGCTGGCAAAAATCATGGATCAACAAACTGCCTCTGCCGATATGACGGATTGCTCCCGAGAGTTGATTCAGAAAGTCCTCTCTGAGTTCAGCAGTGCCTCAGGAACGCCGAACTTCCTGACATATGAAAGCAACACCAAGATCCAGACTTTGTACAGAAGTATGGACAAGTTCCTTCTGAAGGAGTTTGGACCTGAGGCCATCCTGCAAAGAGCTGTGGAGACACAGAATGTCTCCTTTGATAACATCTTGCTCACGGCATTGAGGAAAGAGCTGCTGCCTCATTGTGACACAGAGGCAACTTCTGCCCCATCAACTCCGACTGCTGCACCCTCTGAGCCACTTGAACCTGTGCCTGGAGCAGCATCTGGGCAAACCACCAGGAAGAGGCCCAAACTGAG ATGCCAAAAAGACGCAGCAAGAAGGTGGCTCCCACTAGTGCCTTTTCTGACTCAA CAGCTGGGCATGTGGAGAGTCTAG
- the LOC125297170 gene encoding uncharacterized protein LOC125297170 isoform X1, which produces MALNYASQKLGDPLDLFTRVMVHQVMDILHVELTRHQTEVDPIVQHQSAGRPSTGTSVPDSSDYGCFVTVLMLRLLAKIMDQQTASADMTDCSRELIQKVLSEFSSASGTPNFLTYESNTKIQTLYRSMDKFLLKEFGPEAILQRAVETQNVSFDNILLTALRKELLPHCDTEATSAPSTPTAAPSEPLEPVPGAASGQTTRKRPKLRFSMKMPKRRSKKVAPTSAFSDSTAGHVESLASRTPSNKATPVVSASGQKTRKRSFFIRMFACCIQGTSEP; this is translated from the exons ATGGCACTGAACTACGCATCCCAGAAACTTGGGGACCCACTAGATCTGTTCACCAGGGTTATGGTTCACCAGGTCATGGATATCCTCCACGTGGAACTGACCAGGCACCAAACTGAAGTTGACCCCATTGTGCAGCATCAGAGTGCAGGACGTCCATCCACCGGGACCTctgtgccagacagcagtgactATGGCTGTTTTGTCACAGTTCTGATGCTCAGACTGCTGGCAAAAATCATGGATCAACAAACTGCCTCTGCCGATATGACGGATTGCTCCCGAGAGTTGATTCAGAAAGTCCTCTCTGAGTTCAGCAGTGCCTCAGGAACGCCGAACTTCCTGACATATGAAAGCAACACCAAGATCCAGACTTTGTACAGAAGTATGGACAAGTTCCTTCTGAAGGAGTTTGGACCTGAGGCCATCCTGCAAAGAGCTGTGGAGACACAGAATGTCTCCTTTGATAACATCTTGCTCACGGCATTGAGGAAAGAGCTGCTGCCTCATTGTGACACAGAGGCAACTTCTGCCCCATCAACTCCGACTGCTGCACCCTCTGAGCCACTTGAACCTGTGCCTGGAGCAGCATCTGGGCAAACCACCAGGAAGAGGCCCAAACTGAGGTTCAGTATGAAG ATGCCAAAAAGACGCAGCAAGAAGGTGGCTCCCACTAGTGCCTTTTCTGACTCAA CAGCTGGGCATGTGGAGAGTCTAGCCTCTCGTACACCATCTAATAAGGCTACTCCTGTTGTGTCTGCGTCGGGCCAGAAGACTCGTAAACGCTCCTTTTTCATCAGGATGTTCGCTTGCTGCATTCAAGGCACATCTGAACCTTGa